A region of the Fibrobacterota bacterium genome:
CTTTTCGTAAAGGGAAGCCAAGGCCATGCCGGGGGGCAGGCCGCGCAGGGCCAGCCGGACCCGTTCCGCGCTACCCCGCCCTTCGGCCTGCGCCAGGAGGCGCCCCGAAAGCGATCGCACCACCAACCGGTAAGCATGGCCGGCGGGCCATGGAAAGGACAACTCGCCGCGGGAGGCCGACCAGATCAGGCCCCGTTCACCGGACGCTGCTTGTTGGATAATCGGCGAGCCTTCCGGCGCCGTGCCCGCCGCCAAGATCTCGTTCTCATAGACGGGAATCCTTCCCGTCACCACGGGATCGCTGCCGGCTTGCAAGCCCGCGAAAGAGGGATCGTTGGAAGGATCCCAGGAACCGGCCTTGGCCTCAGGGGCGAGCCCTAAACGGAACTGGACCTCTTTGGAGAAATGCGATTGGCCTCCCGGATAGATCTGCGCCCCGGCGAAATCGATCAACACGCAATAGATGTTCCGCGCGGAGTTGAAGGGTTGCAAGACGGGCGGCTGGGCGGAATTATCCTGGTTGTAACCCATGGTGAGCTTGAGATCGTCCAGGGTATAGCCCGAGGCGAAGACCTCGCCCAGATCCACGAAATAGCGGATCTTCAGATGATCCCCCATGCGCGCCGGCCATGCTGTCTTGTTCATCACCCGGGCCGAGATCTCGGTGAAGTTCGGGCCCGAGGCGTTGATCTTGGCGGACACGGCGAATTCGGTATCGCGCGTCTCATGGGGCGGGAAATTCGCCAGGGGATCGCCGCCGAACTCCTGGTACATGCGCGCCAAGGCGCCGGTGAAGGCCGCATTGTAATCGCAGGCCACCTCGTTCACCGTATAGTCCTGGCGGCTATCCGTATAGGCGTCGTCCTTGCCCGGCCCGCCCACGAGGGCGCCGTAAAGCACGTGACGGGTTTGCTCGGGGATGGTCAGATTGTCGGCCCAGGATCCGTGCGCCGAGCGGTGATGGGGCTTGGTGGGCGGATTGTTCCCGAACCCGATCTCGAAGCTGCGTTTGGCGGGGTTGTCGCCCAAGGCGTAGTTCACCTGGCGCACGGCGAAATCGTGGTAGCGTTGCTTCTTCGCCGCATCGGTAAGGTAATCCGAATAAATGAAAGCGATCAAGGAAGTGTTCATGGCGTAGCGCAAGGATCCCCAGGAGTCCAGCCAGGCCAGGCCGCCGGGCGTGTAAGCTATCTTCTGCCCGCCCGTCCCCACGGACCAGAAATCCAGCCAACGCTCCGCATCCTGCTTGTAGGCGTCCTTGCCCGT
Encoded here:
- a CDS encoding glycoside hydrolase family 9 protein — encoded protein: GPAEVMQMERPSAKIDAAHPGSDLAGETAAALAAMSMVFRAGDAAYADKLLTHAKQLYDFADKYRGKYTDAIPGAQAFYNSWSGFNDELVWGAAWLYMATKDAAYLSKAEAGYANLATEPQSTTHSFKWTHAWDDKSYGCYVLLAKLTGKDAYKQDAERWLDFWSVGTGGQKIAYTPGGLAWLDSWGSLRYAMNTSLIAFIYSDYLTDAAKKQRYHDFAVRQVNYALGDNPAKRSFEIGFGNNPPTKPHHRSAHGSWADNLTIPEQTRHVLYGALVGGPGKDDAYTDSRQDYTVNEVACDYNAAFTGALARMYQEFGGDPLANFPPHETRDTEFAVSAKINASGPNFTEISARVMNKTAWPARMGDHLKIRYFVDLGEVFASGYTLDDLKLTMGYNQDNSAQPPVLQPFNSARNIYCVLIDFAGAQIYPGGQSHFSKEVQFRLGLAPEAKAGSWDPSNDPSFAGLQAGSDPVVTGRIPVYENEILAAGTAPEGSPIIQQAASGERGLIWSASRGELSFPWPAGHAYRLVVRSLSGRLLAQAEGRGSAERVRLALRGLPPGMALASLYEKNGVAKDGYGKGSDGKNAAATLRKAIAVLP